In Panacibacter ginsenosidivorans, the following proteins share a genomic window:
- a CDS encoding isoaspartyl peptidase/L-asparaginase family protein: MKKYILSILFFTSIVSAIAQQNGNKKFALVIHGGAGTILKSQMTPEKEKLYTQGLNDALTAGNDILAKGGTALDAVLAAIKVLEDNPLFNAGKGAVFTNEGRNEMDAAIMDGSNLKAGSVAGVTTIKNPITAARAVMDKSEHVMMTGKGAEKFAQQSGCTIVDPSYFFTKERWDALQKIKAEDSTKTLLDHDSSKALLKQPGNRDYKYGTVGCVALDMYGNLAAGTSTGGMTNKKFGRVGDAPIIGAGTYANNATCAISCTGWGEFYIRLVMAKTISDRMELAHQSLKDASDEMIMKQLGALGGDGGMIAIDKDGNIAMPFNTEGMYRAYITSEGKKEIKIYKE, translated from the coding sequence ATGAAAAAATATATTTTATCAATTTTATTTTTTACAAGTATTGTAAGTGCCATTGCTCAGCAGAACGGCAATAAGAAATTTGCATTGGTAATACATGGAGGCGCCGGCACTATTTTAAAAAGTCAGATGACACCTGAAAAAGAAAAACTATACACACAGGGTTTGAACGATGCATTAACTGCGGGCAATGATATACTGGCAAAAGGAGGAACCGCACTGGATGCAGTTCTTGCAGCAATAAAAGTGTTAGAAGACAACCCATTGTTTAATGCAGGTAAAGGAGCAGTATTTACAAATGAAGGGAGGAATGAAATGGATGCAGCAATTATGGATGGAAGCAATTTAAAAGCCGGTTCAGTTGCGGGTGTTACTACTATAAAAAATCCTATTACAGCAGCAAGGGCTGTTATGGATAAAAGTGAACATGTAATGATGACGGGAAAAGGTGCAGAAAAATTTGCGCAGCAATCAGGTTGTACCATTGTTGATCCCTCTTATTTTTTTACAAAGGAAAGATGGGATGCGTTGCAAAAAATAAAAGCAGAAGATTCAACTAAAACGTTGCTTGATCATGACTCATCAAAAGCTCTACTTAAACAACCAGGCAACAGAGATTATAAGTATGGAACAGTTGGCTGTGTAGCATTAGACATGTATGGCAATCTTGCTGCCGGTACCAGTACAGGTGGCATGACAAACAAAAAATTTGGCCGTGTGGGTGATGCGCCAATTATTGGTGCAGGTACTTATGCCAACAATGCAACATGCGCCATCAGTTGTACAGGTTGGGGTGAATTTTATATTCGTCTGGTAATGGCAAAAACTATCAGTGACAGAATGGAACTGGCGCATCAAAGTTTAAAAGATGCATCTGATGAAATGATTATGAAACAGCTTGGTGCACTTGGAGGAGACGGCGGTATGATTGCTATTGATAAAGATGGGAACATTGCCATGCCCTTTAATACAGAAGGGATGTACAGGGCATACATTACATCTGAAGGAAAGAAAGAAATAAAAATTTATAAAGAATAA
- a CDS encoding sialate O-acetylesterase produces MKKFLTVAFLFVVNISFANIQLPAVLSSNMVLQQQSNVKLWGWAAPAEMIYITTSWNNKTDSVKATRDANWQLMVQTPTAGGPYTITFKGQNTVVLDNVLIGEVWICSGQSNMEMNEQWGLPDLKAELPTCANKNIRFFYIPKTTSSTPQDDTKAQWTLCDSNTLKPFSAVGYFFGKKLNADLNVPIGLINANWGGTPAEVWTPAELVNNDPELKASAAKQQPYDWWPLTPGATFNGMLAPVTNFSIAGAIWYQGEGNTIAPNTYGKLFTTMIDSWRKAWNKDIPFYYVQIAPFTYGNNYIGSIIREQQTKVMAHENVGMVVTTDLVNDTTDIHPKNKHDVGYRLANWALAETYHKEGITYKSPMYKSMEVQKDKAIISFDNAPNGLMAKDKNITALYIAGADKIFYPAIAKIENNKLIVSAKEVPQPVAVRFSFSNAGVGNLFSKEGLPVAPFRTDDWELDTSKTEK; encoded by the coding sequence ATGAAAAAATTTCTTACGGTTGCCTTTCTTTTTGTTGTAAATATTTCCTTTGCTAATATTCAATTACCTGCAGTGTTGAGCAGTAATATGGTGCTGCAACAACAAAGCAATGTAAAGTTGTGGGGCTGGGCAGCACCTGCAGAAATGATCTACATCACCACTTCATGGAATAATAAAACAGATTCAGTAAAAGCCACAAGAGATGCCAACTGGCAACTAATGGTGCAAACACCCACTGCTGGCGGGCCTTACACAATTACATTTAAAGGACAGAATACAGTTGTACTTGATAATGTATTGATAGGTGAAGTGTGGATCTGTTCCGGTCAGTCAAATATGGAAATGAATGAGCAATGGGGTTTGCCAGATTTAAAAGCTGAGCTGCCAACCTGTGCCAATAAAAATATCCGTTTCTTTTATATTCCTAAAACAACATCATCAACACCACAGGATGATACAAAAGCGCAATGGACCCTCTGCGATTCCAATACACTCAAGCCTTTTAGCGCAGTGGGTTATTTCTTTGGTAAGAAATTAAATGCAGATCTGAATGTGCCCATAGGTCTTATCAATGCCAACTGGGGTGGCACTCCTGCAGAAGTATGGACGCCTGCCGAACTAGTCAATAATGATCCCGAATTAAAAGCTTCTGCGGCAAAGCAGCAACCATACGATTGGTGGCCATTAACACCCGGTGCAACTTTCAATGGTATGTTGGCACCTGTTACTAATTTTTCAATTGCAGGTGCTATATGGTACCAGGGAGAAGGTAATACAATTGCCCCAAACACTTATGGTAAATTATTTACAACAATGATCGACTCATGGCGCAAAGCATGGAATAAAGACATTCCTTTTTATTATGTGCAGATAGCTCCTTTTACTTATGGTAATAATTATATCGGCAGCATTATACGTGAGCAGCAAACAAAAGTAATGGCGCATGAAAATGTTGGGATGGTTGTTACTACAGATCTTGTAAATGACACCACAGATATTCATCCAAAAAATAAACACGATGTTGGCTACAGGCTTGCCAATTGGGCTTTGGCAGAAACGTATCACAAAGAAGGTATCACTTACAAAAGCCCTATGTATAAAAGTATGGAAGTGCAAAAAGACAAAGCCATTATTTCATTCGATAATGCACCCAATGGTTTAATGGCAAAAGACAAAAATATTACCGCGCTTTATATTGCCGGTGCAGATAAAATATTTTATCCGGCCATTGCAAAAATCGAAAACAATAAACTCATTGTTTCTGCTAAAGAAGTGCCTCAACCAGTAGCAGTTCGCTTCTCTTTTTCCAACGCAGGTGTAGGAAATTTATTTAGTAAGGAAGGCTTACCGGTGGCGCCTTTCAGAACAGATGATTGGGAGTTGGATACAAGCAAAACCGAAAAGTAA
- a CDS encoding M15 family metallopeptidase has translation MFQRLKLQQLFILFFISVLLISCAAKPPQETGDFKQTDLVELIKLDSTIKLDIRYATSNNLVGRPVYAEARAFLQRPAAEALVKINAALKPLGYGLLVFDGYRPWSVTKLFWDITSEENKKFVADPKKGSRHNRGCAVDLSLYDLATGKEIEMTGVYDEMSERSYPDYKGGTDQQRKMRDLLRSKMEANGFTVYPYEWWHYDFNGWEHYHIGNIPFSTL, from the coding sequence ATGTTTCAACGCTTAAAGCTGCAACAATTATTTATTTTATTTTTTATTAGTGTATTGCTTATAAGTTGCGCTGCAAAACCACCACAGGAAACAGGCGATTTCAAACAAACAGACCTTGTGGAATTAATAAAACTTGACTCAACGATCAAATTAGATATTCGTTATGCAACTAGTAATAACCTTGTGGGCAGGCCTGTATATGCGGAAGCAAGGGCTTTTCTGCAACGCCCTGCAGCAGAGGCTTTGGTAAAAATAAATGCAGCACTAAAACCATTGGGTTATGGTTTATTGGTTTTCGATGGTTACAGACCATGGAGCGTAACAAAATTATTTTGGGACATTACTTCGGAAGAAAATAAAAAGTTTGTTGCAGATCCCAAAAAAGGTTCAAGACATAACCGAGGTTGTGCAGTTGATCTTAGTTTATATGATCTTGCTACGGGTAAAGAAATTGAAATGACCGGCGTATATGATGAAATGAGTGAGCGTTCTTATCCCGATTATAAAGGAGGCACAGATCAACAGCGCAAAATGCGTGACCTGCTACGTTCAAAAATGGAAGCAAATGGGTTTACAGTTTATCCCTATGAATGGTGGCATTATGATTTTAATGGATGGGAGCATTATCATATTGGTAATATTCCTTTTTCAACCCTCTAA